The DNA segment ACCGGTCGGCGGGGAGCCCGGGACGAAGCTCGCCGGCCAGGCGGCGGGCCGCCTCCACCGCGGCGGGGTCGCGGTCCACGCCGTACACCTCGAAGCCGGCCCCCAGCAGGTACCGCAGGTTCCGCCCGCGCCCGCACCCGGCGTCGAGCAGGCGCATCCCGGGGACGAAGCGCCCCTTGAGGATCTGGTCGAAGAGGTAGACGTCGATCTCCCCGAGCCAGGCGCGCAGCTCCGCCGGGGACGGCGCCGGGCGCGGCGCGGGACCGCTCACCCCGGGAGCGGAAACAGGTCGGCGTAGACGCGGCCGCCCGACGCCATGCGCCCCTCCACCGGGGAATCGTACACCACCAAGAGCCCGGCCGGCCGCCCCGGATCCCGGAAGAGCGCGATCCCCTCCGCGTGGTCCTTCCCCGCGTCCTCGCCCTGCCCGTAGGGGACGTCCATCACCTTCCGGATCCGGTCCCGCCCCACCAGCTCCTGCTCGTCCGGCTCGCACCCCCCGGTCCAGCGGAAGAGCGTCACCGGCCCGTCCATGTCGAGCGTGGGTCCCGCGAGGATCAGGAGGTCCGCCCCGTCGGCGGCGAGCTCCCGGATCCCCAGCCCCCCCAGGTCCACGAAGTGCTTGCGGAAGCGGGCGCCACCGGGGCCGATCTTCCGGAGCTTGAGGCGGGAGGGATCCTTCTTTTTCGTCTTCGGCTCCACCTCCAGGATGGTGGCCCACCCGCGGAGCACCGGCCCGCGCAGCCCCAGGAAGACCCGCTCCCCCGCGACGGCCAGCCCCTCCACGTCCAGGCCGTTGTCCTTCCCCGGGATCCCCCCGAACGGCCCCAGGTGCGGGTCCTTCGCGAGCGCCTTGAGGAGCTGGCTCTTCGGCCCCTCGCCCTTCACCCGCGCCGCGGTCAGCGTCCACTCCGGGTCGGCGGGGTCGGGGCAGCTCCGGCGGGGGGTGTGCTCCCCCGTCTCCGGGTCGCGCTCCAGGGGGATGCGGGCGAGGAGGTAGCGGTTCTCCTCGGTCTCGATCTCCGCCAGCTTCTCGATCTCCCCGGCGGGATCGTCCGTGTCCGGGTCCGGCTTGCTCCGCTTCAGGCTGTGCGAGCCCACGATCCAGAGGTACGGCTCGCGGTAGTCCATCCCCTCCACGTCCACCTCCTCCCCGGTGCCGCTGGGGAGGTCGAGCAGCTCGTCGAGCGCGAAGGTGGCGTGGCCGTGGAAGTGGGTCCCGTCGTCCGTGGAGAGCCGCTCCAGCGCCGTCCCCTCGTCGGCGGCGACGAACAGGTTGCGGCCCACGCGCGCCGCCGCCGAGAGCCCGGTGCGCAGGTCCTTGCCGCCCGCCAGGTCGTGCTCCACGTCGCCGAAGTCCAGCAGGACGCGCGGGGGCTGCCCGTCCGAGCCGTCCGAGCCGTTCGAGGCGTCCGAGCCGAAGATACGCACCGTTTCCTCCCGGAGTCCTGGTTCCGCGGCGGCCGAGCGCCGCCCGCGGAGCCGGACTCACGATCCGTGCCGGGTCTCCGGGAACGCGAAGGGGCCGCCCGCGCGGCCCCGGTCCGATCCGCCGGACGGCCCGGGTCAGCCGCCCCCGGGCTCGCGCAGCGCCCCGATGCGCGACACCAGCTCGCCCTCGCACCGGGCGTCCATCTCCGCTCCCCGGGAGATCCCGCGCTCCACCCGCCAGCGGTGGAAGGCCAGCTCGCTCGCCGCCTGGCTCAGCTCGCCGTGC comes from the Longimicrobiaceae bacterium genome and includes:
- a CDS encoding DUF3616 domain-containing protein, which produces MRIFGSDASNGSDGSDGQPPRVLLDFGDVEHDLAGGKDLRTGLSAAARVGRNLFVAADEGTALERLSTDDGTHFHGHATFALDELLDLPSGTGEEVDVEGMDYREPYLWIVGSHSLKRSKPDPDTDDPAGEIEKLAEIETEENRYLLARIPLERDPETGEHTPRRSCPDPADPEWTLTAARVKGEGPKSQLLKALAKDPHLGPFGGIPGKDNGLDVEGLAVAGERVFLGLRGPVLRGWATILEVEPKTKKKDPSRLKLRKIGPGGARFRKHFVDLGGLGIRELAADGADLLILAGPTLDMDGPVTLFRWTGGCEPDEQELVGRDRIRKVMDVPYGQGEDAGKDHAEGIALFRDPGRPAGLLVVYDSPVEGRMASGGRVYADLFPLPG